The following are encoded in a window of Saccharothrix longispora genomic DNA:
- a CDS encoding DUF2231 domain-containing protein yields the protein MLTHRLFRAVERLSRLDDPTDKAVRAIRRAVGGTAVERALRGTWLGHPVHPLLILAPIGAYTCAAVADFAFGDRETAHRFTGVGLLATPPAVVTGLVELSTLTDAPSRRVGLVHAAANAVASTCFLAAYVTGRRTWSVLGLAAVGAGGALGGHLSYALGAGVGREPVEGAPEVETSPTDNLPD from the coding sequence GTGCTGACACATCGACTCTTCCGGGCCGTCGAACGCCTGAGCCGGCTCGACGACCCCACCGACAAGGCCGTCCGCGCGATCCGCCGGGCGGTGGGCGGCACCGCCGTCGAGCGGGCGCTGCGCGGGACGTGGCTGGGCCACCCCGTGCACCCGCTGCTGATCCTCGCCCCCATCGGGGCCTACACCTGCGCCGCCGTGGCCGACTTCGCGTTCGGCGACCGCGAGACCGCGCACCGGTTCACCGGCGTGGGACTGCTCGCGACGCCACCCGCCGTGGTCACCGGCCTGGTCGAGCTGTCCACGCTCACCGACGCGCCCTCGCGCCGCGTCGGGCTGGTGCACGCCGCGGCCAACGCGGTGGCGAGCACCTGTTTCCTGGCGGCCTACGTCACCGGCCGCCGGACGTGGTCGGTGCTCGGCCTCGCCGCGGTGGGCGCGGGCGGGGCGCTGGGCGGGCACCTGTCCTACGCCCTGGGCGCCGGGGTCGGGCGTGAACCCGTGGAGGGCGCGCCGGAGGTGGAGACCTCACCGACCGACAACCTGCCGGACTGA
- a CDS encoding type III polyketide synthase, whose protein sequence is MVTARVTGVGTALPPAFDQEEVWEGYFRAHFGGSRVAERIFRGSGVDRRHAVVSPLDEDLSGESTGVRMLRYEEHAPALGHAAVTAALASAGLTTADVGQLTIASCTGYTAPGLDVRLAASLDLPVDARRLLVGHMGCYAALPALAATTDYVVAHRRPAVLLCVELTSLHLQPPTADPSQVVSHALFSDAAAAIVLQPGDEPGGGLEVLGTTTLTDTTAQDHMTWRVTDLGFRMELSPRVPDVLGKHVRPAVEDLLGGYGLVPSDVRGWAVHPGGPRILDTTEQELDLSADALAHSRRVLREHGNCSSATVLLVLDELLARGGLRPGDPVVAMAFGPGLTLCAALLRVT, encoded by the coding sequence ATGGTGACGGCGCGCGTCACCGGCGTCGGCACCGCGCTGCCCCCCGCCTTCGACCAGGAGGAGGTGTGGGAGGGGTACTTCCGGGCGCACTTCGGCGGCAGCCGCGTGGCGGAGCGGATCTTCCGGGGGTCCGGGGTGGACCGCCGCCACGCCGTGGTCAGCCCCCTGGACGAGGACCTGTCCGGCGAGTCGACCGGTGTGCGGATGCTGCGCTACGAGGAGCACGCGCCCGCGCTCGGGCACGCCGCCGTCACCGCCGCGCTCGCGTCCGCCGGTCTCACGACGGCCGACGTCGGACAGCTCACCATCGCCTCCTGCACCGGCTACACCGCGCCCGGCCTGGACGTCCGGCTGGCCGCGTCGCTCGACCTGCCCGTGGACGCCCGGCGCCTGCTCGTCGGCCACATGGGCTGCTACGCCGCCCTGCCCGCCCTGGCCGCCACCACCGACTACGTCGTCGCGCACCGGCGGCCCGCGGTGCTGCTGTGCGTCGAACTCACCTCGCTGCACCTGCAACCGCCCACCGCCGATCCGTCGCAGGTCGTGTCCCACGCGCTGTTCAGCGACGCCGCCGCGGCGATCGTCCTGCAACCCGGCGACGAACCCGGCGGGGGCCTGGAGGTCCTCGGCACGACCACGCTGACCGACACGACCGCGCAGGACCACATGACGTGGCGCGTCACCGACCTCGGGTTCCGGATGGAGCTGTCGCCGCGCGTGCCCGACGTGCTGGGCAAGCACGTGCGCCCCGCCGTGGAAGACCTCCTCGGCGGGTACGGCCTCGTGCCGTCGGACGTGCGGGGCTGGGCCGTGCACCCCGGTGGGCCGCGCATCCTCGACACCACCGAACAGGAGCTCGACCTGTCCGCCGACGCGCTGGCCCACTCGCGGCGGGTGCTGCGCGAACACGGGAACTGCTCGTCGGCGACCGTGCTGCTGGTGCTGGACGAACTGCTCGCGCGCGGTGGCCTGCGCCCCGGCGACCCCGTCGTGGCCATGGCCTTCGGCCCCGGGCTGACCCTGTGCGCCGCGCTGCTGCGGGTCACGTGA
- a CDS encoding alpha/beta hydrolase → MRTLLVTALTASLLVVAPPAQAATIAWQPCPEQPAAECGTVSVPLDWANPRGARVDLAVSRVRATDPARRIGVVFVDAGGPGGSGAEFAQAPYLSAEVRARFDVVGFDQLGTNNSSAIRCSPELMARNPGDDPTDEAGFAALARHNLAVRDECRARHPVFDHVDTARSARDLDAVRAALGERKISFYGISYGTLLGQQYAELFGPRVRSMVLDGVIDHSSDQRRLLVDRARALEEAFDAFVAWCAAKTACALHGRDVRAAWEEALVAADEIGLGQGELIEWAFFEIRGGAWGNLASLIADVGGARASFEPNYGSLRYAVVCQDFALRYRDFHQYRSLREAELRASPTLRGTPIGHQEAASCIGFTDRPRNPQHRLDVDQAPPLLLLTSRYDVATPYRWAVNVHRQAAGSRLVTFDGPGHGVYHANECTRTAADAHLLGTAPARQPNTTC, encoded by the coding sequence TTGCGCACCCTTCTCGTGACCGCGCTGACCGCGAGCCTGCTGGTGGTCGCACCCCCGGCGCAGGCGGCGACGATCGCCTGGCAGCCGTGCCCCGAGCAGCCCGCGGCCGAGTGCGGAACGGTGTCCGTGCCGCTCGACTGGGCGAACCCGCGCGGTGCCAGGGTGGACCTTGCCGTGTCCCGGGTCCGCGCCACCGACCCGGCGCGCCGGATCGGCGTGGTGTTCGTCGACGCGGGCGGTCCCGGCGGGTCCGGCGCGGAGTTCGCCCAGGCGCCCTACCTGAGCGCGGAGGTGCGGGCCCGGTTCGACGTCGTCGGCTTCGACCAGCTGGGCACGAACAACAGCTCGGCCATCCGCTGCTCACCGGAGCTGATGGCGCGGAACCCCGGTGACGACCCGACCGACGAAGCCGGGTTCGCGGCGCTGGCCCGGCACAACCTCGCGGTGCGCGACGAGTGCCGCGCCCGGCACCCCGTGTTCGACCACGTGGACACCGCCCGCTCGGCGCGGGACCTGGACGCGGTGCGCGCGGCACTCGGCGAGCGGAAGATCAGCTTCTACGGCATCTCCTACGGCACGCTGCTGGGCCAGCAGTACGCCGAGCTGTTCGGGCCGCGGGTGCGCTCGATGGTGCTGGACGGCGTGATCGACCACAGCTCCGACCAGCGGCGCCTGCTGGTGGACCGGGCGCGGGCCCTGGAGGAGGCGTTCGACGCGTTCGTCGCGTGGTGCGCCGCGAAGACCGCGTGCGCCCTGCACGGGCGGGACGTCCGCGCGGCGTGGGAGGAGGCCCTGGTCGCGGCGGACGAGATCGGGCTGGGGCAGGGCGAGCTGATCGAGTGGGCGTTCTTCGAGATCCGCGGCGGGGCGTGGGGGAACCTGGCGTCGCTCATCGCGGACGTCGGCGGCGCGCGGGCGTCGTTCGAGCCGAACTACGGCTCGCTGCGCTACGCCGTGGTGTGCCAGGACTTCGCGCTGCGGTACCGGGACTTCCACCAGTACCGCTCGCTGCGCGAGGCCGAGCTGCGGGCGTCGCCCACGCTGCGCGGCACGCCCATCGGCCACCAGGAGGCGGCCTCGTGCATCGGGTTCACCGACCGCCCCCGCAACCCGCAGCACCGGCTCGACGTCGACCAGGCTCCCCCGCTGCTGCTGTTGACCAGCCGCTACGACGTGGCCACGCCGTACCGGTGGGCGGTGAACGTGCACCGGCAGGCCGCGGGCTCGCGCCTGGTCACCTTCGACGGCCCCGGCCACGGCGTCTACCACGCCAACGAGTGCACGCGGACCGCTGCGGACGCCCACCTGCTCGGCACGGCGCCCGCTCGTCAGCCGAACACGACCTGCTGA
- a CDS encoding class I SAM-dependent methyltransferase, translated as MTGTDQGPEAQQHGGPVCRPAELPQNDPRLYELLADQWWQPRGAFAMLHWLAAARGDLVPPAGRPGAVLLDLGCGAGLLAPHVRAKGYRHVGVDLSHSALLQAGDHGVTPVRGDVLAVPLADGVADVVVAGEILEHVADLPAAVAEACRVLRPGGSLVLDTLAATAVCRVVAIGIAERVPGLAPPGVHDPALLVDRSRLVRECARHGVRLALRGIRPSVTGLLAWLSGRADDVAMVPTRSTAVLFQGRGVKAHPERG; from the coding sequence ATGACAGGCACGGACCAAGGCCCAGAGGCGCAGCAGCACGGGGGACCAGTCTGCCGGCCGGCGGAACTTCCGCAGAACGACCCGAGGCTCTACGAACTGCTGGCCGACCAGTGGTGGCAGCCGCGGGGCGCGTTCGCGATGCTGCACTGGCTCGCCGCCGCGCGCGGCGACCTCGTGCCACCGGCCGGCCGGCCCGGCGCGGTCCTGCTCGACCTCGGCTGCGGGGCCGGCCTGCTCGCGCCGCACGTCCGCGCCAAGGGCTACCGGCACGTCGGCGTGGACCTGTCGCACTCGGCGCTGCTCCAGGCGGGCGACCACGGTGTCACCCCGGTGCGCGGCGACGTCCTCGCCGTGCCCCTGGCGGACGGCGTCGCCGACGTCGTGGTGGCCGGGGAGATCCTGGAGCACGTGGCGGACCTGCCCGCCGCCGTCGCGGAGGCGTGCCGCGTCCTGCGGCCGGGCGGGTCGCTCGTGCTGGACACGCTGGCGGCGACCGCCGTCTGCCGGGTGGTGGCCATCGGCATCGCCGAACGCGTGCCGGGGCTCGCGCCGCCCGGCGTGCACGACCCGGCCCTGCTGGTGGACCGCTCCCGGCTGGTGCGGGAGTGCGCACGTCACGGTGTCCGGCTGGCGCTGCGGGGTATCCGACCCTCCGTGACCGGGTTGCTGGCGTGGCTGTCCGGTCGGGCTGACGACGTCGCGATGGTGCCCACCCGCTCGACGGCGGTGCTGTTCCAGGGGCGGGGCGTCAAAGCCCACCCCGAGAGAGGATGA
- a CDS encoding glucuronyl esterase domain-containing protein encodes MIIDSGRAKTRSAIAMLAIAALTVLGTATLTTGTTTARAADDIGTTAVEDDGTDCPVTLPATFPPTPRLPDPFTRFNGQRITTKADWRCRRAEIREATERHVHGDKPTRPAGVTGTVTTTAITVNTTHNGRTASFTAGVQLPTGTGPFPAVLVVGGFGADTATIRAAGAAVITYDPTTVGREGTGRANKQGAFYTLYGNTSTTGLLAAWAWGASRIIDVVEQSTGTVLRRDAFGVTGCSRYGKAAFSIGVLDQRVNLTMPIESGTAGLPIYRGVNAEGGQTLSSAYGEQPWFGDAFAPHTTNPNTLPIDTHSLVAMIAPRGLLVMDNPHITNLGPRSAAAAALAGAEVYKALGTPDNLLYHSNVTDGTHCANRTEWRTPLQQAIGKFLRNTGTFTGGITMHTKATANLTQWRDWTTPTLTDNPTTTTTTTGTTTSTTTTTTTTTTTTPGGSCTATYAEGQKWNDRFNGQVTVTGTDDWVVTVTVSSPQKIIATWNTSASWSGGGNVMTARPNGNGNVFGFTIQHGGNWNWPTVSCRVG; translated from the coding sequence GTGATCATCGATTCGGGCCGCGCGAAGACACGCTCGGCGATCGCCATGCTCGCGATAGCCGCCCTCACCGTCCTCGGCACGGCCACCCTCACCACCGGCACCACCACCGCCCGCGCCGCCGACGACATCGGCACCACCGCGGTGGAGGACGACGGCACCGACTGCCCCGTCACCCTCCCCGCCACCTTCCCCCCCACCCCACGCCTGCCCGACCCCTTCACCCGCTTCAACGGCCAACGCATCACCACCAAAGCCGACTGGCGCTGCCGCCGCGCCGAAATCCGCGAAGCCACCGAACGCCACGTCCACGGCGACAAACCCACCCGACCCGCCGGCGTCACCGGCACCGTCACCACCACCGCCATCACCGTCAACACCACCCACAACGGCCGCACCGCGAGCTTCACCGCCGGCGTCCAACTCCCCACCGGCACCGGCCCCTTCCCCGCCGTGCTCGTCGTAGGCGGCTTCGGCGCCGACACCGCCACCATCCGCGCCGCCGGCGCCGCCGTCATCACCTACGACCCCACCACCGTGGGCCGCGAAGGCACCGGACGCGCCAACAAACAAGGCGCCTTCTACACCCTCTACGGCAACACCAGCACCACCGGCCTGCTCGCCGCCTGGGCCTGGGGCGCCAGCCGCATCATCGACGTCGTCGAACAATCCACCGGCACCGTCCTGCGCCGCGACGCCTTCGGCGTCACCGGCTGCTCCCGCTACGGCAAAGCCGCCTTCTCCATCGGCGTCCTCGACCAACGCGTCAACCTCACCATGCCCATCGAATCCGGCACCGCCGGCCTCCCGATCTACCGCGGCGTCAACGCCGAAGGCGGCCAGACCCTCTCCAGCGCCTACGGCGAACAACCCTGGTTCGGCGACGCCTTCGCCCCCCACACCACCAACCCCAACACCCTCCCCATCGACACCCACTCCCTCGTCGCCATGATCGCCCCCCGCGGCCTGCTCGTCATGGACAACCCCCACATCACCAACCTCGGCCCCCGCTCCGCCGCCGCCGCCGCCCTCGCCGGCGCCGAGGTCTACAAAGCCCTCGGCACCCCCGACAACCTCCTCTACCACTCCAACGTCACCGACGGCACCCACTGCGCCAACCGCACCGAATGGCGCACCCCCCTCCAACAAGCCATCGGAAAATTCCTCCGCAACACCGGCACCTTCACCGGCGGCATCACCATGCACACCAAAGCCACCGCCAACCTCACCCAATGGCGCGACTGGACCACCCCCACCCTCACCGACAACCCCACCACCACCACCACTACCACCGGCACCACCACCAGCACCACCACCACGACGACCACCACGACCACGACGACGCCGGGCGGCAGTTGCACCGCCACCTACGCCGAGGGGCAGAAGTGGAACGACCGGTTCAACGGCCAGGTCACCGTCACCGGCACCGACGACTGGGTCGTCACGGTCACGGTCAGCAGCCCGCAGAAGATCATCGCCACCTGGAACACCAGTGCCAGTTGGAGCGGCGGCGGTAACGTCATGACCGCCCGGCCCAACGGCAACGGCAACGTCTTCGGCTTCACCATCCAGCACGGCGGCAACTGGAACTGGCCCACCGTCAGCTGCCGCGTCGGCTGA
- a CDS encoding UbiA family prenyltransferase, whose protein sequence is MTAVAAALAVTTGRDGRGVVAVVAAVLVGQLSVGWLNDALDARRDTASNRSDKPVATGAISRSSVAVAAGVAVPAAVGLSMLSGVVAGVVHVVALCSAWAYDLGVKGTVFSMVPYAVSFGLLPAFVVLGAPGHPWPPAWLVAAGAVLGSAAHFANVIPDIDDDLATGVRGLPHRLGASASAAAASALVLLTSVILAFGPPGPVSLAGLVALPLSAAVLVVGRLRARRPGSRAAFNALLVVAVIDVVLLITTGAVVL, encoded by the coding sequence GTGACCGCCGTGGCCGCCGCGCTGGCCGTGACCACCGGCCGTGACGGGCGGGGGGTGGTGGCGGTCGTCGCGGCGGTGCTGGTCGGTCAACTCTCCGTCGGGTGGCTCAACGACGCCCTCGACGCCCGGCGCGACACCGCGTCGAACCGGAGCGACAAACCGGTGGCCACCGGTGCGATCAGCAGGTCGTCGGTGGCCGTCGCGGCCGGCGTCGCGGTGCCGGCGGCCGTCGGCCTGTCGATGTTGTCGGGTGTCGTCGCCGGCGTGGTGCACGTGGTCGCGCTGTGCTCGGCCTGGGCCTACGACCTCGGGGTCAAGGGGACCGTCTTCTCCATGGTGCCCTACGCGGTGTCCTTCGGGCTGCTGCCCGCCTTCGTGGTGCTCGGCGCGCCGGGCCACCCCTGGCCCCCCGCGTGGCTGGTGGCGGCCGGGGCGGTGCTGGGCAGCGCCGCCCACTTCGCCAACGTCATCCCCGACATCGACGACGACCTCGCCACCGGGGTGCGCGGTCTGCCGCACCGCCTCGGCGCGTCGGCCAGCGCCGCAGCGGCCTCGGCGCTGGTGCTGCTCACCTCGGTGATCCTGGCGTTCGGCCCGCCGGGGCCGGTCTCGCTCGCCGGCCTGGTGGCCCTGCCCCTGTCGGCCGCGGTCCTGGTGGTCGGCCGGCTGCGCGCCCGCCGTCCCGGGTCGCGGGCGGCGTTCAACGCGCTGCTGGTGGTCGCCGTCATCGACGTGGTGCTGCTGATCACCACCGGCGCGGTGGTGCTGTGA
- a CDS encoding cellulase family glycosylhydrolase, whose product MKRSTAAVAALGVVLGAGAVVLPQATAAAQGCRVDYTVTSQWQGGFQAGVKITNLGDPVNGWSLGITFPSTSQRVTQGWNATWSQSGSTATATNIDWNRSLATGGSTEIGFVGSWSGGNPTPTSFTLNGVACTGSTGPTTTTTTTTTTAPPVPRNPVEANGQLRVCGVNLCNQHNRPIQLRGMSTHGIQWFGKCYNNASLDALAADWKADLFRIAMYVQEQGYETNPTGFTNQVNSLVDLAEARGLYALIDFHTLTPGDPNHNLARAKTFFASVAARNAAKKNVIYEIANEPNGVSWAGIKSYAEQVIPVIRAADPDAVIIVGTRAWSSLGVSEGSNETEVVDNPVNATNIMYAFHFYAASHKDNYRATVSRAASRLPLFVTEFGTVSATGGGAFDRASTTAWLDLLDQLKISYANWTYSDADESSGAFRPGTCNGGTYTGSGVLTESGALIKSRISTPDDFPTS is encoded by the coding sequence GTGAAGCGCTCCACCGCCGCAGTGGCGGCTCTGGGTGTGGTGCTCGGCGCGGGAGCGGTGGTGCTGCCGCAGGCGACGGCCGCCGCGCAGGGCTGCCGGGTCGACTACACCGTCACCAGCCAGTGGCAGGGCGGGTTCCAGGCCGGTGTGAAGATCACCAACCTCGGCGACCCCGTCAACGGCTGGTCGCTCGGGATCACCTTCCCGAGCACCTCGCAACGGGTGACGCAGGGCTGGAACGCCACCTGGTCCCAGTCCGGTTCCACGGCGACCGCGACCAACATCGACTGGAACCGCTCGCTGGCCACCGGGGGGTCCACCGAGATCGGGTTCGTCGGCTCGTGGTCGGGCGGCAACCCCACGCCCACCTCGTTCACGCTCAACGGCGTGGCGTGCACGGGCTCCACCGGGCCGACGACGACCACCACCACGACCACCACGACGGCGCCGCCCGTCCCGCGCAACCCGGTCGAGGCCAACGGGCAGCTGCGGGTCTGCGGCGTCAACCTGTGCAACCAGCACAACCGTCCCATCCAGCTGCGCGGCATGAGCACGCACGGCATCCAGTGGTTCGGCAAGTGCTACAACAACGCCTCGCTGGACGCGCTGGCCGCGGACTGGAAGGCCGACCTGTTCCGCATCGCGATGTACGTGCAGGAGCAGGGCTACGAGACCAACCCGACCGGGTTCACCAACCAGGTGAACAGCCTGGTCGACCTGGCCGAGGCGCGCGGGCTGTACGCGCTCATCGACTTCCACACGCTCACCCCGGGTGACCCGAACCACAACCTGGCGCGGGCCAAGACGTTCTTCGCCTCGGTCGCCGCCCGCAACGCGGCCAAGAAGAACGTGATCTACGAGATCGCGAACGAGCCCAACGGCGTGAGCTGGGCCGGCATCAAGAGCTACGCGGAGCAGGTCATCCCGGTGATCCGCGCGGCCGACCCGGACGCCGTGATCATCGTCGGCACGCGGGCCTGGTCGTCGCTGGGCGTGTCGGAGGGCTCCAACGAGACCGAGGTGGTCGACAACCCGGTCAACGCGACCAACATCATGTACGCGTTCCACTTCTACGCCGCGTCGCACAAGGACAACTACCGCGCGACGGTGAGCCGGGCGGCCTCCCGCCTGCCGCTGTTCGTCACCGAGTTCGGCACGGTCAGCGCCACCGGCGGCGGGGCGTTCGACCGGGCGAGCACCACGGCGTGGCTGGACCTGCTCGACCAGTTGAAGATCAGCTACGCCAACTGGACGTACTCCGACGCGGACGAGAGCAGCGGGGCGTTCCGGCCCGGCACGTGCAACGGCGGCACCTACACCGGCAGCGGTGTGCTCACCGAGTCCGGTGCGCTGATCAAGAGCCGGATCAGCACGCCGGACGACTTCCCCACCAGCTAG
- a CDS encoding AIM24 family protein codes for MRSSLLDHAERSVEPGHFQLQNNHMLKVDLRGTGGFFFAKQGSMVAYQGDVDFAYEGSGGIGKLFKKAFTGEGMSLMKVSGSGDVFLAQDADQVFVLHLDNESVTVNGANVLAFESTLTWDINRVEGASMLSGGLFNTTFTGSGALAITTFGTPVVLNVDVPTFVDMQSAVLWSTSLRSSIRKTAKLAAAIGRGSGEAYQLALSGQGIVVVQASEGHPAPPPQ; via the coding sequence ATGCGCAGCTCACTTCTCGACCACGCGGAGCGATCCGTCGAGCCCGGCCACTTCCAGCTCCAGAACAACCACATGCTCAAGGTCGACCTTCGCGGCACCGGCGGCTTCTTCTTCGCCAAGCAGGGGTCGATGGTCGCCTACCAGGGGGACGTCGATTTCGCCTACGAGGGCAGCGGCGGGATCGGGAAGCTGTTCAAGAAGGCGTTCACCGGCGAGGGCATGTCCCTGATGAAGGTGTCGGGCAGCGGCGACGTCTTCCTCGCCCAGGACGCCGACCAGGTGTTCGTGCTGCACCTGGACAACGAGAGCGTGACCGTCAACGGCGCCAACGTGCTCGCCTTCGAGAGCACCCTCACCTGGGACATCAACCGCGTCGAGGGCGCGTCGATGCTCAGCGGCGGCCTGTTCAACACGACGTTCACCGGCTCCGGGGCGCTCGCCATCACGACGTTCGGCACGCCCGTCGTGCTGAACGTGGACGTGCCGACGTTCGTCGACATGCAGTCCGCGGTCCTGTGGTCGACGTCGTTGCGATCGTCGATCCGCAAGACCGCGAAGCTCGCCGCGGCCATCGGGCGCGGCTCGGGTGAGGCGTACCAGCTGGCGCTGTCCGGTCAGGGCATCGTCGTCGTGCAGGCCTCCGAGGGCCACCCGGCGCCGCCCCCGCAGTGA
- a CDS encoding SDR family NAD(P)-dependent oxidoreductase, giving the protein MRSLRGRVVLVTGGSAGIGRVTARRLAAAGARVVVCGRDQDRLDATAAEVPGLLTVRCDVTDADDRERLVRTAVERCGRVDALVNNAGRGAVGRLVDLDRATVEDLVAVNFTAVAEMTRLVLPHLPDRGGDVVMMSSVAAWAPLPPLSLYSATKAGVSGLTAALRREVPRGVRVHLLCPAPTSTEWLARDQQGRPDEGEAPGKVSAGAAPERVAAEVERCLTGRRSRTAAVPRWWGVTRLTSVPPLDRALDAVLTPLAPSLVRAVARYGRRL; this is encoded by the coding sequence ATGCGCTCACTTCGCGGCAGGGTCGTGCTGGTCACCGGGGGTTCCGCCGGCATCGGGCGGGTGACCGCGCGGCGGTTGGCCGCCGCCGGCGCCCGCGTCGTGGTCTGCGGTCGCGACCAGGACCGCCTCGACGCCACCGCCGCCGAGGTGCCCGGTCTGCTGACCGTGCGGTGCGACGTGACGGACGCCGACGACCGCGAACGCCTCGTGCGCACCGCGGTCGAGCGCTGCGGCCGGGTCGACGCGCTGGTCAACAACGCGGGCCGGGGCGCGGTCGGCAGGCTCGTCGACCTGGACCGCGCCACCGTCGAGGACCTCGTCGCCGTCAACTTCACCGCGGTGGCCGAGATGACGCGCCTCGTCCTGCCGCACCTGCCGGACCGCGGCGGTGACGTGGTGATGATGTCCTCGGTGGCCGCCTGGGCGCCGCTGCCGCCGTTGTCGCTCTACTCCGCCACCAAGGCCGGGGTGAGCGGCCTGACCGCGGCGCTGCGGCGCGAGGTGCCGCGCGGCGTGCGGGTGCACCTGCTCTGCCCCGCGCCGACGAGCACCGAGTGGCTGGCCCGCGACCAGCAGGGACGTCCGGACGAGGGCGAGGCGCCCGGCAAGGTGTCGGCCGGCGCGGCACCGGAGCGGGTCGCCGCCGAGGTCGAGCGGTGCCTGACCGGGCGGCGGTCGCGCACCGCCGCCGTGCCGCGCTGGTGGGGCGTCACGCGGTTGACCTCCGTGCCCCCGCTGGACCGCGCCCTGGACGCCGTGCTGACCCCGCTGGCCCCGTCACTGGTGCGGGCGGTCGCCCGGTACGGGCGACGCCTGTGA
- the mhpA gene encoding bifunctional 3-(3-hydroxy-phenyl)propionate/3-hydroxycinnamic acid hydroxylase MhpA, with protein MRRAAAGHVIPVVVVGAGPTGLTAATLLARRGVECLVLERHGTPHPLPRAVHLDDEAHRVLAGLGVGAEFAAISRPARGLRLLDRDMRVLAEFRRGTAPGRHGHPEANMFDQPDLERVLRANLARHAGVAVRGDAEVTAVAQDDDGVVRVAFTDRATGAADEVRARYALGCDGANSLVRASIGAAPRDLGFTQRWLVVDVATDAELGQWEGVHQVCDRDRAATYMRIGPSRYRWEFRLAPGESAEDHHDIAALHPLVAPWTGDVPVAELDVVRVAEYVFRAQVADRWRDRGVFLLGDAAHLMPPFTGQGLGAGLRDAANLCWKLAAVLRGALPDTALDTYQAERAPHVRAMIGLAKLVGTAMTGGGRAADLLRAALVPRLGLLPGLRERALSSETPALRRSDLVARPRLRPGLAGRLCPNAVLRDGRRFDDVAGGRFAVVTSVAASPALRAAVERRGAVLVVIGPGEELHSWLRGGRAAAAVVRPDGAVLRTGRDPAALCRALPPDRAVSGRGHRVPG; from the coding sequence GTGCGCCGCGCTGCTGCGGGTCACGTGATCCCGGTGGTCGTCGTCGGCGCCGGGCCGACCGGGCTCACCGCGGCGACGCTGCTGGCGCGCCGCGGCGTCGAGTGCCTGGTGCTCGAACGCCACGGCACGCCCCACCCGCTGCCCCGCGCGGTGCACCTCGACGACGAGGCGCACCGCGTCCTGGCCGGTCTGGGGGTGGGGGCCGAGTTCGCCGCGATCTCCCGACCGGCGCGCGGGCTGCGCCTGCTCGACCGGGACATGCGGGTGCTCGCCGAGTTCCGGCGGGGCACCGCGCCGGGCAGGCACGGCCACCCCGAGGCGAACATGTTCGACCAGCCCGACCTGGAGCGGGTGCTGCGCGCGAACCTGGCGCGGCACGCGGGTGTCGCGGTGCGCGGGGACGCCGAGGTCACCGCGGTCGCCCAGGACGACGACGGGGTGGTGCGCGTGGCGTTCACCGACCGGGCGACGGGGGCGGCCGACGAGGTCCGCGCCCGGTACGCGCTCGGCTGCGACGGCGCCAACAGCCTCGTCCGCGCCTCGATCGGCGCGGCGCCGCGCGACCTCGGGTTCACCCAGCGCTGGCTGGTCGTGGACGTGGCCACCGACGCCGAACTCGGCCAGTGGGAGGGCGTGCACCAGGTCTGCGACCGCGACCGCGCCGCGACGTACATGCGGATCGGCCCGTCCCGCTACCGCTGGGAGTTCCGGCTCGCCCCCGGCGAGAGCGCCGAGGACCACCACGACATCGCCGCGCTGCACCCGCTGGTCGCGCCGTGGACCGGTGACGTCCCGGTGGCGGAGCTGGACGTCGTCCGCGTCGCCGAGTACGTCTTCCGCGCGCAGGTGGCCGACCGGTGGCGCGACCGCGGGGTGTTCCTGCTGGGCGACGCCGCGCACCTGATGCCGCCGTTCACGGGGCAGGGCCTGGGCGCGGGCCTGCGCGACGCGGCCAACCTCTGCTGGAAGCTCGCCGCCGTCCTCCGGGGCGCGCTGCCCGACACCGCCCTGGACACCTACCAGGCCGAACGCGCGCCCCACGTCCGGGCGATGATCGGCCTGGCCAAGCTCGTCGGGACCGCCATGACCGGCGGCGGGAGGGCGGCCGACCTCCTCCGCGCCGCGCTGGTCCCCAGGCTGGGCCTGCTGCCCGGCCTCCGGGAGCGGGCGCTGAGCAGCGAGACGCCCGCGCTGCGCCGCTCCGACCTGGTGGCGCGGCCCCGCCTGCGCCCCGGCCTGGCGGGACGGCTGTGCCCGAACGCCGTGCTGCGCGACGGCCGCCGCTTCGACGACGTGGCCGGGGGCCGCTTCGCCGTCGTCACCTCGGTCGCCGCGTCCCCCGCGCTCCGCGCCGCCGTCGAACGGCGCGGAGCGGTCCTGGTGGTGATCGGGCCGGGGGAGGAGCTGCACTCCTGGCTGCGCGGGGGACGCGCGGCGGCGGCGGTGGTCCGACCCGACGGCGCCGTGCTGCGCACGGGGCGCGACCCGGCGGCGCTCTGCCGGGCACTGCCGCCGGACCGCGCCGTTTCCGGCCGGGGGCACCGGGTACCCGGCTGA